One segment of Dermochelys coriacea isolate rDerCor1 chromosome 5, rDerCor1.pri.v4, whole genome shotgun sequence DNA contains the following:
- the KLF9 gene encoding Krueppel-like factor 9 isoform X2, which yields MSAVAYMDFVAAQCLVSISNRSVVQEQGAQAAELLKMPDEEVTKDLNDPRDAWKDYCTLVTIAKSLLDLNKYRPLPTPSICSDSVESPDEDVGSDSDVTTESGSSPSHSPVERQDSGSVPSSLSLLHSGVPAKGKLATEKRHKCPYSGCGKVYGKSSHLKAHYRVHTEGPTAPRPSVEMLAHLRMGQQKHQESQIIEQLTISLEGNGNDLQRGM from the exons ATGTCAGCAGTTGCCTACATGGATTTTGTTGCTGCTCAGTGTCTGGTTTCCATTTCCAATCGCTCTGTAGTACAGGAAcagggggctcaggctgcagagctacTGAAAATGCCTGATGAAGAAGTGACCAAGGACCTGAATGACCCCAGGGATGCCTGGAAGGATTATTGCACATTGGTCACAATTGCTAAAAGCTTGTTGGACCTGAACAAGTACAgacccctcccaaccccttccatctgcagtgacagtgtagAAAGTCCAGATGAGGACGTAGGATCAGACAGCGACGTGACCACTGAATCTGGGTCGagtccttcccacagccccgtgGAAAGACAGGATTCTGGCAGTgtgcccagctctctctctctcctccacagtGGAGTGCCTGCAAAGGGGAAACTAGCCACTGAAAAGAGACACAAGTGTCCATACAGTGGATGTGGCAAAGTCTATGGAAAATCCTCCCATCTTAAAGCCCATTACAGAGTGCATACAG AGGGCCCGACTGCACCCAGGCCCAGTGTGGAAATGCTGGCACATCTCAGAATGGGACAGCAAAAGCATCAAGAATCACAAATTATTGAACAGTTGACCATCTCACTGGAAGGAAATGGAAATGACTTACAGAGGGGCATGTAA